From the Lathyrus oleraceus cultivar Zhongwan6 chromosome 3, CAAS_Psat_ZW6_1.0, whole genome shotgun sequence genome, the window TATATAATAGGGATGGTTGACGAAATAGGATACACACATGGAGTAAAAACCTGCAAGTTAACTTGGTCTTTAAAGATTTGGGGTATATCGTGTTCCTACCCAACATAATTTTTTGTTATCTTTCTTACTTTTGCTTCAATAACTATATTTTTTACTCGGTCTCACGACACATAGCAATAACACCATCAATTATACCCTATGGGATGCATACACTTTACAATTCTTCACTTACAAATAGAAACAGACAAATATTTCGTTGACAACTATTATTATATTGCAGTACGTCAAGGACAAATATTTCGTTGACAACTATTATTATACTGCAGTACGCCAAGGTCATGGAAGAAGGTTGTTACATATATGATGATGGAGTATATTTTCCTTTGTTGAATTTTATGAACATCTATAACAATTTTGATATCCTATTTTTTTAAGGAAAATATCCACTTTCTGTTACAAACATAATTTAAAAATATTCTCAAAAAAACAAAGTTGGTTATTAGATTCTTTACTGATCTGGGTGGGTCTGATAGACCcgatatatttttttttgtatttattcAATGAAAggtaaaaaaaatgaaaaatgaaaaatgaaaaatgaaagtAGAGTAGTAAGTGTTAGATTTATCTAATTTTTTATGGGTTACAATTCATTGTTATTTAGTTTGTGAAAAACAAATTAATCATGATTCTGATGAGGTGAATAAATAAATCTTTTTACTTATTAAGtgattttttaattaaatattgaaTATATAGTTAGATCCGATATGTAATCATAAGAATCAGAAACATAATTGACGGTTTCACAACTTGTCATATTGAGAGTTGTGACGGAAGTGTGAAATATTAAAAAAGATccaattatttattttttcagTATTTCGAATAGATCATTGAATATTTCCGTTTAAATTTGGTATGAGTTATGGCTCACTTTTTTATTGTTAATGtatattataattaataataatattgAGTTACGATTTATTTCATTTGGTAGATCCACTTTCCTATGGCATGTGAATGAGTAATGATATGATTGTTTGAATTATATATAAAATATTGCCCCAATAGAATTGGTGCAATTAAAAGTAAATAATAAAATATTGCCCCAATAGAATTGCTGCAAttaaaagtaaataaaaataataataatattcgTACCCCTTATGTTTTACATCAATGTCTATATCAATTATTGTTCAATGTATTCATACGATAAacaatattttttaaataaaataatattaaaatttatttcaaaataatatttaaaaaaaaattcataacaaaaaataatatttatcattaacttattttattattatattaatcataaaaatatatattattaaccatatgttttttattaaccaattttattattttattaattaataaaatatataatattaattaGGTTTTAACATAAATTTATAATTTgtttaataaaatttaaaattttaaaaataataaattagttaaatgattaataaaataataaaattgattaataaattttcaaaaaaatatgTGATTAACAAATATGTTTTTATAATTAATACAataataaaattggttaataataaatattatatttgttataaaattaattttaaaaatatttttttatttaaaataaaataaaataattttatttaaaaaatactGTTCACcatataaatataataaataatatttgattaattattttatttttcaattaatTACTTATTACTTTAATTGCAATTATTAAAGTAtcttttcttttaatttctacGACTTCCAtcattcatatcattcaccatattgATATAACATATCTCTTATATTTTTATCTATATTAACTAAttataatattaatttttttcatcatcatatatatttttcaaaattaCAAATAACTGATGACAATTAAACATTCTTCTACACAATCACTCGTGTGAATACATATATCCACTAATTTATAAACTAATTTATAGAAAAAAATTCTTTTATGTATAAATATTTAATAATTGATGTACTAGACAATATATTTTAACAACATAAAAATTAGACACAATAAATGTAAAAAgtaatttttttataaataaaaaagGAGTAAAAAAATCTTTTAGATTAGATTTCTAATAGCAGTAAAATAAAAATTAATACAAAACCTggtaaacaaaataagaaaacACAAATACGAGTCACGAATCATAACTATGGTCTATTCGAACTTTTGAATTTTAATCCTTGCAAGGATTTTCATTTCAATTTCCCAATTAACATTAAGAAATTGAAGAAAAGGTTCACAATTTTACAAGAGGAATGGATCCAGTACACCGTGCTAGCGGCGATGATTGCTGCGCTTGGCTGCGTTGCCTTTTGATCCACTTGATCTTCCTCTCTTCCCAGCCGTCTGATCCTCCTTCAAATCACACCCCATTCCATCTCCACCCACCATCTCCACCCACATCCTCTGGAGATCCTCAAAACCATCCCCCTAATAAAAAAACAACGAGTAAATACCAAAATAACCCTATCACTTCACCCAAATCAATTTTTACCGAAAATTAAAACAATAGAATTCAATCAATAAATACCTCGTCTTTAACATTGTTCATCATTGAAATCATTTCGCTCATAAAATCACAAAACTCCTGCATTCAAAAATACACAATTTTTTTCCCTAAATTTAGAATCCATTTTTAATTCGAGTCcaattataaaaaataaaaatattaaatagGAAAAAAAAAAGCGGTTACGAACTTGATCTTCTTCTTCTAAAGGATCGTAGAGTCCAGCATCGTACATTGATCTTTTAGACTCATCCGAGAGAACTATAGCACAAACAAAATCACAGTAAAATAAAGTTTAAAAAATCAATAATCAATTTATTACTATCTATGAAAAGTAAATAACTATTAATCCAAATTTGAATTCGAAACAGACCTGAGTATGCTTCTTGAATTTGCTGAAACCGTAGTTTTGCTTCCCCGGCGGTTGCAGGATTCCGAGTCCATTTATCAGGGTGCCATCTCTATAACAAAATTAagaaattatttatttataaattaaaatttgaaagaaaagaaaaaattaGTACCATAGCAAGTTTCCGGTAAGCGGTGCGAATATCAGAGGAGGAGGCGTCACTGCGAATGCCAAGAACAGAGTAGTAGCAAGATCCACCGTTGGATCCTCCTCCATCTCGATCCATCGCCGTTGGATCCTCCTCCTAGCAACGCGAAAATTGAAGCCTTCAAATTGAATTGCGACGGAGTAACAGATTTGTTTTGTAGAGAGAGAAAATCGGGGAGCGGTGAAGAggagagagagaaaaaaaatcTTGTCATTTCTTTTTGGTTGTGCGAAGATAAAAAAAAATCTGCAGGGAAAAAAGGTTCTAGACTCTTCCAGGTGAAGAGAGtttagatatttttttagggttAATAGAAATAGGTTTCGAGTTTTGTAAAATTACGCCGATATGCCATTCCTCATTTCGCACGATTCTTGTGTTTTGTACTTGTTCGTTGCACATGCGCAAGATTTTTTTTGACATAAGCGCGTGGAAAAAACAAACCACTTGTCTCGTACAAAATAACATAAGagtatatatatattttaaaaattaaaaatatatttttttaaaattattaatttataaattgtttttaagGTAACAACTTGTAAGTTTTCGTCTATAGCCAATCCAATCCAAAATTACTTTTCCAGGAAGAAAAGTTGATTAATCACTTTGCTTAATTTGGTAGTCAAAACTTTGGAAAGGATTTTGTATAGGGTTGTGAAGTAAGAAATTTGTCTCATATCTTTCATTGTTGTTGCAGTAGGAGATTTTGGTATCAGGCTAACAAGGGTATAGTCTACCACAATAAAAAAAACTCATGTGTAGCCTTTCTAACATCTAGCTTGATCATACTCCAAGCAGTTTTGAAGAACCTTAAATTGTATCCATCGATTCTCTATTGCAGATGGCTCTATCAATCCTAGAATATATAATACCATTTGTGGGCCTATTTGACCAAGTGATATGGTTACCTCTAGTTTCATGTTCATATAAAGCTATCTCTTCCATCATGTTTTCCAAGTCTAAATATTATGCTTCTTGGACTGGATTCCCTCTAATTCTATCACCAATTTGGTTATGTTTCTTCTTGTCTTTGCTTTCGTGACCAACCTTCTTACAAATTGAACAAAAGGGTGGTTTCCATTCATAGTCTACTGGCTGTGCAATCTTGTTTCCTTTTGGATCCCTGATGGTGATAGAATTTTTCAGTTCTAATGTTATATCTACTTCAATCAGCACTCTAGCATATCACACTCTTAGCTGTCATAAGTGGTTTTCCAATTGCACTTTCTATTTTTCCTATAATCTTCTCCCCCTACTAGACTAATGGTAATTGAGGTAAGTAGGACTCTGAGCAAATCATTTTCTAATGTAACAACATATATTTATGGTATATGGTATAAGATCCTATCATGAGTATTATGTCCCTACATTCATTGAGAGATCAGTACCTAAAGTGTACATAATAAGTGCATTTTCCAAGTATTTCAGTTCAGATGCTATAtattgttcttatttgattaccTCTACTTCTCCATGCACTATCGTTGGTGTAATATAATCAATTTCAGTTCCATTAGAGGGTAATCGGTTGCCTTTGATGATTCCCACCCATGGTTGCGCTTCCTGTTGCTCTTCAATCATATCCTTTTATGTTCTCTTCTATTATTAGTTCCAGCTTCTTTGTCGTGTTATTGCTTGGGATCAGAGTTGATGTCTTTCTTTTATCATTTATGTCTTGTCATTGTTCATCTTGTGAATTTATAGGTTTTTACCGCGGTTGTAAGATAGGTATCGTAAATTTTAAATTTCTGGAAGATATATATCGGAAATTTCAAATTTCTCAAAAGAGTAATACCGGAAATCATGACTTTTGCGTAAAATGGTTAAGAATCCCGAAAATTTTGGATTTTTGGTATACTCCCAGAATTCTCAAAAACACGAACTTTTAATTTTTGGTACAACGGTATGAATAAATGGTTTGATCAAAAAGTCATCACATATAATAGATACATATTTACCACAAAAGTTGTTCTACGTACAAGATTACAAAACTACTTAGGATGACTTCCTAACTTCATCTTCTGAGTGCCTAATACATCCTGCATATGTTGATTCCCATGTTTTTGCATTTTCAGTACAATTCTGTCTCCAACGGTCAGTGACGGGTGGTAATGGACTATCATGTTTCAACTttacctgaacccaatgattgtCATTAACAAAACCAACAACACTGATTTTATGCATGCTCGTATACATAGGTGAAGTCAATGTAAGAGGGAAAAAGATAATGTTAAGTCTTTTTGACAAGAGACAAATACGACATTGTACCTACTAGCAATAAGGCAACCTATATCAGGAATCGTCATCCATTTTTCTCGATCCTGCACACCCAATTGTTCTACTTTTAAGACATTTATAACTTCAAAAACCATGTCATAGAACAAATTGGAAAACAACTTAGGGTGTTGATGAACTTGAGTATCTAACTGCGTTCGAACCAACAACCATAACTCTTCGCCCCGTCCAAGTAAAGCTGCAATAGTCCGAAAACCACAATTTTCATCGTCACCCACATCAACAATGTCATCAATGTATGGATGCAAGAAACCAGGAAATTTAGACAAGTAAAGATGCCTCGAAGATACAATGGCTGACTGACTATGATCTGTAGTAAACATGTTTTTTAATCTCCAATAAACAGACTCCACCCTGTTCATTGTTGTGTTATCTAAATCAGTGACTTTATTAGTCAAAACAGCAACAAACCTTTTTTGTAAGGTGTCAACCATGCTTCAATCACATACTTAAAAAACAAAGGAATATCAGCACAAACAATCTCAAAGTGCTCCAAGTGTGCGACAAACTCAGTTTCTCTATTAGCATACATGATGTTGTTCCATATATCCATGACATGCTCATGTCTTTCTGATTTAACATAATCTTTACATTTCATActaacatttttttaaaatatggAACGGACATAACATATGATTTGAATTTGGAAACATAACTTCAATTGCATTCATCAATGCAAGTTCTCGATCTGTCACAACAATATTAGGTAGCAATTTCTCTGAAGAGAACAACTTTTTGAGCTTCTCCAGTGCCCATTTGAAGTTTTCCTCCCTTTCATGCTCCAAATAGGCAAAGCCTACCGAAAACGTCAATTTTATTGACGTAACACCAATAATCTCAAACAGTGGTAGGCAATACATGTTTGTTTGTATGTACAATCAAAAATCAATACCAAGTGAAACATATTCAACAACTTCACTAAATCAAGATGTGTCTAGAAGCTATCAGCAATAACGTTTGAGTCTTCCCTATTTCTTGTCCAGCACATATATTTATCCCTATGAATAAGAGTCAACTACATTTGCATTTCCTTCAATGAACCTCTCTTGCTCGCATTGTATTTTTTACCGTATTTTTCCAAATTTCCGATATAAATGCGTGAATTCTAAAAAATGCATACCGAAAATTTCAAAATAACTACCAGAAATTTCGTTTTTGTAAGTTTGAAAAAGTAAAAATTACGGAAGAAAAGTAAAATTTAAAGTGTAAATATTATCAAGGATATTTTGGGAATATTGAAaaattggggggggggggggggggggggcagGAAGAATTCTCCAACACCAACCTTGTCATGGTCCAAGAGGGACTTCACAAAAATTGGAGCTTCCCTATAAACTCAAAACCGCTTTTCAAAACACCATATATTGGCTAGAGCATCAGTACACATATTCATTTCTCTATAAGCATGGATCACTTTCATGTTTTCATGATCTTCGACGAGCCTCCAAATATCTCTTATCAAGGCCAACCAATCCATTTGACTAGTATTTTCCTCCTTGATAGCATTCACTACTAAGAGGGAATCCACATTGATCAATACTCACCAGTCGTATTTGGAGAAGCCGTTAATCCAAACACCCTGTTAGTTCTGTGTTTTTATGATTGAcaaaattttttttaaaacttgTATCACAACAAGATGTTGAGCAAGATGCCGTGACATGTTGATTAGACATCTTTGCAGATTTTGTTTTACTTCTTGGAAGACTTATTTTATCATGAGATATCCGAATATTCAGCTATCATATCTGACTGTCCAAGAAGTTTTTTTAGGAACTCTTGTTTCGTTTTCAGCTGTGCAATTGTTTCATAAAaagggatgttgagacattttaaggaaacattagatCAAATTCGATTTGATTCTGCTGAAGATTGTGCAGACTGGATGTCGAAACATTTAagaaaatatttgatttgattatgcAGAAGATTCTGCAGACTAGATGtcgaaacatttaaggaaacattttgatttaattttgtagaagattgtgcagactgaatgttgaaacatttaaggaaacattatATTTGATTCTGCAGAATGAATGTCAATATATTTAAGGAGACATCAGATGTGATTATGCATAATGtatgtcaaaacatttaaggagacaccatatttgattctgcagaatggatgtcgaaacatttaaggagacatcagatttgattatgtagaatggatgtcaaaacatttaaggagacatcagattttatttgatcaaatattatgcggaacaaatgtcaaaacatttaaggacacatcatatttgatttgatcaaatattatgctgaacagatgtcaaaacatttaatgagacatcaaatttgatttgatttagTTTGTTTTGATCTGCTATTTTTTAACCCGAAGTCCATGCTTACCAAAGGATATTTAAAGAGGACGTTACTAAACCTAATTGACAGAAAGAAGAAGATGCGCTGGAAATTGTTATTGTTAGGGTTTAGTTGTCATTGTTATTTGTGATCCATTCTAGTATCTCTTTGATACTTGAATTAGAATgagtttattgagttgtaattatGAATCACTCATGAACGTTTAAGCAAGAGTGTATTCTATTTCACTGGAAGTGTGTCTTTTGTTCTTTGATTATTTTCAGTTGTTATCACTattgtgtgattgaagggaagtgaaaggggtcttagatagaaattccatgggtagtgattaggtgagaagttttTAAAATcagaggttgtttagaacttcaaactaatactattatagtggatttacttcctggcttggatgcccccagatgtaggtgacgttgcaccgaattgggttaacaattgacctgtgttatttactttatgctttttACACTGTAATTGTGTCTGGTGTGACATGTCTTGAACCTGGTGTCTTGACATCGTATACGACATCTGTTATTTACTTACTATTATTGTTATGTGAAGTCttgatattagtgtcgtgacatcgcatacgacatctgatatctgcgtaccagaatttcaattggcatcagagcaggcacctTGTTCTGTTTTAGGTGAGCTCTAGGGAGATACTTTCTGGTACCATGGAAGGAGGATTTGTGAACAGACCATCCATCTTAGATGGCACaaactatgactattggaaggcACGTATGGTGACATTCCTAAAATCTATGGATATCAAGACTTGGAAAGTTGTTATTAAGGGTTGAGAACATCCTGTTGTGAAGGACAAAGATGGGAAGGCTACTTCTGACTTGAAGTCTGAAGAGGATTGGTCTAAGGAAGAATATGAATtggctcttggaaactccaaagctttGAATGCTTTATTCAATGGAATTGACAAAAACATATTCAAGTTAATAAACACTTGTACTTTGGCCAAAGATGCATGggaatctctctctctctctctctctctctctctctctctctctctctctcaatattcTGATTTTTATAGAGTGAAGGAGTTAGATGAAAATGAGGGAAAAAGAGTAAAATTCCCTTATACAGTGGTTATGCAAAAGTACCATTTTTCCCTTCATTATTTTAATCCAACTACCATTTGCCATTCTAGTTTAGTTAAGGCTTTAGGCTGACTAACTCATTAAATAATCATACTAAATTAGAAGGATAATTGGATAATACTAGAAGGCTAAAGTGTTACAAGAAATATACTTCTGTAGGAGACAAACTCCCATTTATTCTCTTCTTTTTGTAAGTACATTGTGTTGTTGATGAAGTGTTGTTCATGAACATGTAATATATGTTATAATTGTTACTCATGCAAAACATTAAGATGAGTATGATAAGGTTTAAAATCTTATTGAATTTCACGACCAAGATATTAATGCAGCCAGGGTTTCTCTAGGAGTTCTTGGAGTTATTTCACGGGTATATTATTATTAAACACGATGTTAAATATTAGTTAGTGTGTTTAAAATCATTTCAAATAATTAAATGGAGACTAATTTACATGTTATACTAAAATTTGAACACATGTTCAAGAGATCAATTATATATTGATAAAAAAGTGATTCAAATTTAGGGGATCAATTGATTAGTTTTGAAAAAAAGCATGAATTTGGCGATGTAATGTGGTATCTAAGTCAATAAAAAGTTGTTTATAGAGTTGATAATCATGTCTCCATATATACATCTGGTTGTGCCTTATAAGATTTTGTGTCATTTCGTGCTTTACCTTGGGAGAAAAGGGAGGAAAGGTATagaaagaagagaagaagaaggagTTTGTCTCCTGCGAAAGTATACTATCAAATTTATTCTGAAAGTATATTttcatattatatatatttttttggaaaaatgaAGGTGTCACTCACTTACGAAGGGTGTGACTCATTTACATAGAATGCGTCCGAAAATGTATTTTTTGGATTTTAGGGGCATTATTAATTTTCCACAAGGGTGCATGAGCACCATGATATTCAAAATCATGACCCTACTCGTAGGATCGTACGATTTTACGATCTTGCAACTCCCCACTGTGCCAGAGAATGATCAAAATTGGTTTTTGGTAGGCATAACTAGAATCTCCGTGATATCACGTGAAAATGGTAGAATCATCGTTTATGTTGAAAAATGCCGTTTTTTTAAAGTCCCATGAATTCGGGTTCGTGGGTCGGGTCTGCGACCCGATtcaaaaaaaccctaaaaaacttataaaaaaaactaaaactATTCTTTTCTGCCTAATAACTATGATAAATAATAATAACTAGGAGTAATCAATACTCATCCACCCAATAATTAAGGATTTATTCAACTTCCCAAAATAAATCATGATTAGTGTAACTTCCCAAAATACATTTATTCATTTCAATTCATTCACATTAAACTATTTTCACCTCTCTCACGTTAAATAGAGTCATTACCTCACTCAATATTGCATTCTCCATCTTCTCTCTCACGTTAAAATAACCTTTCATTCTCAATTAAAAACAATTTCAACCTTTCTCCAATGACTTCAAGTTCTGGTGTTGGAACTTTAGTTGTTGGTGCTCTCATTACTCCCCCTATAATTGCACTACCACCACACCAAAAAAAACTACCGAAAAGTGCTCCTGGTAACCAAACTGATATAGCATGAAAATATGACATTGTTGATCCTGATAATCCAAGAAAAATCCAATGCAAGTATTGTAAAAAAAAGTAACTAGAGGTGCCTACAGGATAAAGCATCATTTGGCTGGAACTGAAAAAGATGTTGAAGCATGCAATGCTCTCCTAGATGAAATCAAGAGAGAAATATTGCAAGTTTGTTCAAGATTGCAAgaaaatttaattaaaaaaacagAGGCAATGTGGAGGAAGAGATGTCAGAAGTGGGCTAAAAAAGAATGACCAGTAATAACTCTAGAAACATATTTAACAAAAGGTGTTTCAGCTCACAACCTAGCATCAATGCAGTTCTAAAGAAGGGTTTAAGAGATTATGCATGTCAAACAATTGCAATATTTTTTTACAATAATGCCATACCATTCAATGTAGCAAGGAATGAGGAGTCCACTATCATGTGTGATATGATTTCAAGACATGGTAATGGATTCAAACCACCGTCTGATCATGACTTGATAATTAAGTTGTTAAACCAAGAAGTGGAGTTGACACATGAAACTTTGGAAGAACATAGAAAGGAATGGAGGAACATTGGTTGCACCATAGTGACCGGTGGATGGACTGATCGGAAGAGGAGGACAATTTTGAATTTTTTGGTTAATAGTCCAAAGGGTACTATATTTTTGAAGTTTGTTGATGCATCCAACATATGAAAAATAGCCGACAAAATGTTTGAAATGATTGATACTTTTGTTGAAGAGGTTGGAGAAGATAATGTCGTTCAGGTCGTGACAAATAATGCAGCAAACTACAAGGCTGCCGGTGAGATGCTGATGTAAAAGAGGAAAAAAATATATTGAACACCTTATGTCGCACACTGTCTTGATTTAATGCTTGGGAATTTAGAGAAGAAGATATCAGTTCATGAAGAGACAATTCCAATGGATAAAAAAATTACAAATTTTCTTTATTCAAGAACTTCTCTCATTTCTATTTTGCATCATCACATAAAAAATAAAGATTTGGTGAGGTCAAGCGCTACTAGATTTGCGACATCTTATCTTACTTTAGGGTGCTTGTATGAGAACAAAAAAGCTTTGATAAGAATGTTCACTCCCAAAGAATGGAAGTCGAGAAAATGTGAAAAGTTAAGAGATGGGAAACCCATTGAAGATGTGGTTTTGGATAATTTTTTTGGAAGAATATTGTTATTTGTTTGAGGGGTGCCACACCTCTCATTAAAGTGCTTCGTTTAGTTGATTTAGATAAAAAACCAACCATGAGATAAATAATGGACCAAACAAAGGAGGAAATTCAAAAGAATTTTAATGGTGTAAAAAAAA encodes:
- the LOC127132442 gene encoding uncharacterized protein LOC127132442, with product MDRDGGGSNGGSCYYSVLGIRSDASSSDIRTAYRKLAMRWHPDKWTRNPATAGEAKLRFQQIQEAYSVLSDESKRSMYDAGLYDPLEEEDQEFCDFMSEMISMMNNVKDEGDGFEDLQRMWVEMVGGDGMGCDLKEDQTAGKRGRSSGSKGNAAKRSNHRR